Proteins from a genomic interval of Rhodococcus rhodochrous:
- a CDS encoding type B 50S ribosomal protein L31, giving the protein MKPGLHPDYHPVVFQDANTGATFLTRSTATSERTTVWSDGLAYPLIVVDVTSDSHPFWTGAARLLDTAGRVEKFERKYGRRRP; this is encoded by the coding sequence ATGAAACCAGGCCTGCATCCCGACTACCACCCCGTGGTCTTCCAGGACGCCAACACCGGCGCCACCTTCCTGACCCGCTCCACCGCGACATCCGAACGCACGACCGTCTGGTCGGACGGCCTTGCCTACCCGCTGATCGTCGTCGACGTCACGAGCGACTCGCACCCGTTCTGGACGGGCGCCGCCCGCCTGCTCGACACCGCCGGTCGCGTCGAGAAGTTCGAGCGCAAGTACGGCCGGCGCCGACCCTGA
- a CDS encoding AEC family transporter gives MSGVIAGFSVIFVIIAIGFTLGRLGTLGHEAQTVLSRLVFFVATPALLFDVLATSDLSVIFSPNLYIAAATAFAVAIVHFVVAKLWLRRAVPEATIGALCAGYVNSANLGIPIAVFVLGDASFVAPLLLFQIVVLSPIALTMLDLSTMRAGVSRLDTLLAPFKNPIVLAAAAGLAIAISGWTPPEALLQPFHLLGGASVPGALLAFGLSLQGVRVLEKGTSPRRDIALASVLKILAQPVLAYLMGRFVFGLDGHALFAVVVVAALPTAQNVFVYASAYGRGTVLARDAALVTTLASIPAIGVTAALLA, from the coding sequence GTGTCGGGTGTGATCGCGGGGTTCAGTGTCATCTTCGTGATCATCGCCATCGGCTTCACGCTGGGGCGCCTGGGCACTCTCGGTCACGAGGCGCAGACGGTGCTCAGCCGGCTCGTCTTCTTCGTCGCCACCCCCGCGCTGCTGTTCGACGTGCTCGCGACGTCCGACCTGTCGGTGATCTTCTCTCCCAATCTCTACATCGCGGCGGCCACGGCGTTCGCCGTCGCGATCGTGCACTTCGTCGTCGCCAAGCTCTGGCTGCGACGTGCAGTTCCCGAGGCGACCATCGGCGCGCTGTGCGCCGGCTACGTCAACTCCGCGAACCTCGGCATCCCCATCGCCGTGTTCGTGCTCGGCGACGCGTCGTTCGTCGCGCCCCTGTTGCTGTTCCAGATCGTCGTGCTTTCCCCCATCGCGCTGACGATGCTCGACCTGTCGACGATGCGCGCCGGGGTCTCGCGCCTCGACACCCTGCTCGCGCCGTTCAAGAACCCCATCGTCCTGGCCGCCGCGGCCGGACTCGCCATCGCGATCAGCGGATGGACGCCTCCCGAGGCGTTGCTGCAGCCGTTCCATCTGCTCGGCGGTGCGTCGGTGCCCGGTGCGCTGCTCGCGTTCGGGTTGTCGCTGCAGGGCGTCCGGGTGCTCGAGAAGGGAACGAGCCCGCGCCGCGACATCGCGCTCGCATCCGTACTCAAGATCCTCGCCCAGCCCGTGCTCGCGTATCTGATGGGGCGATTCGTGTTCGGACTCGACGGCCACGCACTGTTCGCCGTCGTGGTGGTCGCCGCGCTGCCGACCGCGCAGAACGTGTTCGTCTACGCCAGTGCCTACGGTCGCGGCACGGTGCTCGCCCGCGACGCCGCACTCGTCACCACCCTCGCCTCCATCCCTGCGATCGGCGTGACCGCCGCCCTGCTGGCGTGA
- the rpsR gene encoding 30S ribosomal protein S18, whose amino-acid sequence MAVKRGPSKKSRAVEGRKPKKNPLFAAKIEYVDYKDVNLLRTFISDRGKIRSRRVTGLTPQQQRQVAVAVKNAREMALLPYVSSK is encoded by the coding sequence ATGGCAGTCAAGCGAGGACCGTCGAAGAAGTCGCGTGCCGTAGAGGGACGCAAGCCCAAGAAGAACCCCCTCTTCGCGGCGAAGATCGAGTACGTCGACTACAAGGACGTCAACCTGCTCCGCACCTTCATCTCCGACCGCGGCAAGATCCGCAGCCGTCGCGTCACGGGCCTGACCCCGCAGCAGCAGCGTCAGGTCGCCGTCGCGGTGAAGAACGCCCGCGAGATGGCTCTGCTCCCCTACGTCAGCAGCAAGTAG
- a CDS encoding response regulator transcription factor, whose translation MRILVVDDDRAVRESLRRSLSFNGYTVDLATDGQDALEQVAASRPDAMVLDVMMPRVDGLEVCRRLRSTGDDLPILVLTARDSVSERVAGLDAGADDYLPKPFALEELLARLRALLRRAAPDPDSSADEVLRFADLSLDPATREVTRGDRQISLTRTEFSLMEMLMANPRRVLTRSRILEEVWGYDFPTSGNALEVYVGYLRRKTEAGGEPRLIHTVRGVGYVLRETPP comes from the coding sequence ATGCGCATTCTGGTGGTCGACGACGACCGTGCGGTGCGGGAGTCGCTGCGCCGGTCACTGAGCTTCAACGGATACACGGTCGACCTCGCGACGGATGGGCAGGACGCCCTCGAGCAGGTCGCGGCGTCGCGTCCGGATGCGATGGTGCTCGACGTGATGATGCCGCGCGTCGACGGTCTCGAGGTGTGCCGCCGACTGCGCAGCACCGGCGACGACCTGCCGATCCTCGTCCTCACCGCGCGCGACTCCGTCTCGGAGCGGGTCGCGGGTCTCGACGCGGGCGCCGACGACTACCTGCCGAAACCGTTCGCGCTCGAGGAACTGCTCGCGCGGCTGCGGGCGCTGCTGCGTCGTGCCGCGCCCGACCCGGACTCGTCCGCCGACGAGGTGCTGCGGTTCGCCGACCTCAGCCTCGACCCCGCGACCCGCGAGGTCACCCGCGGCGACCGGCAGATCAGCCTCACCCGCACCGAGTTCTCCCTGATGGAGATGCTCATGGCGAACCCGCGGAGGGTGCTCACGCGCAGCCGCATCCTCGAGGAGGTGTGGGGTTACGACTTCCCGACCTCCGGCAACGCCCTCGAGGTCTACGTGGGGTACCTGCGACGCAAGACCGAGGCCGGTGGAGAACCGCGCCTGATCCACACGGTGCGCGGCGTCGGGTACGTGCTGCGCGAAACCCCGCCGTGA
- the rpmB gene encoding 50S ribosomal protein L28: MSATCQLTGRRPGFGRSVSHSHVRTSRRWNPNIQRRTYFVPSLGRRVTLNLSTKGIKIVDRDGIESVVARLRARGEKF; the protein is encoded by the coding sequence GTGTCGGCCACGTGCCAACTCACCGGACGGCGACCCGGTTTCGGGAGATCCGTATCGCACTCCCACGTCCGCACCAGCCGGCGGTGGAACCCGAACATCCAGCGCAGAACCTATTTCGTACCCTCGCTCGGACGCCGGGTCACGCTGAACCTGTCCACCAAGGGCATCAAGATCGTCGACCGCGACGGCATCGAGAGCGTCGTCGCGCGTCTGCGTGCCCGCGGGGAGAAGTTCTGA
- a CDS encoding HAMP domain-containing sensor histidine kinase — protein sequence MRPPLLLTRSVPLRTRVTLLAAGAVALAVAVTSIAAYAVVSRALYSEVDTQLRARAAALVESSTLITYDPRYIGGAQLYSSDISVALIYPDLGRYVPPGSSVPIGESELAVAEGDRESSLRTVAQQRVLAQRMPDGSTVVIAQRLRPTVEILNRLASVLFIVGGCGVVLAAAVGATVGRTGLRPVARLTAAAERVARTDDLRPIRVTGHDELARLTESFNMMLRALAESRERQSRLVADAGHELKTPLTSLRTNMELLIAASRPGAPSLPDEDMAELRADVIGQIEELSTLVGDLVDLAREEAPETVFEVVDVAEVVDRSLERARRRRTDIEFRATTEQWFVFGDQAGLTRAVVNVLDNAAKWSPAGEDVVVNMRQIASGLMELTVDDAGPGIPEEERELVFERFYRATTARSMPGSGLGLAIVRQMVTKHGGTIAVERSDRGGALIRIVLPGTPTLDGETHPTEIG from the coding sequence ATGCGACCACCTCTTCTTCTGACCCGCTCGGTGCCGCTGCGCACCCGCGTCACGCTCCTCGCGGCCGGCGCGGTGGCGCTCGCCGTCGCCGTCACCTCCATCGCGGCCTACGCCGTCGTCTCGCGGGCGTTGTACTCGGAGGTCGACACCCAGTTGCGGGCGCGGGCCGCCGCGCTCGTCGAGTCGAGCACCCTCATCACCTACGACCCGCGCTATATCGGCGGGGCCCAGCTCTACAGCTCCGACATCAGCGTCGCCCTGATCTATCCGGATCTCGGCAGGTACGTGCCGCCGGGCTCGTCGGTCCCCATCGGCGAATCCGAACTGGCGGTGGCCGAGGGCGACCGTGAGTCGTCGCTGCGCACCGTCGCCCAGCAGCGCGTACTGGCCCAGCGCATGCCCGACGGCAGCACGGTCGTGATCGCGCAGCGACTGCGTCCCACCGTCGAGATCCTCAACCGCCTGGCGAGTGTGCTGTTCATCGTCGGCGGGTGCGGGGTGGTGCTCGCCGCCGCCGTGGGTGCGACGGTCGGCCGCACCGGTCTGCGTCCCGTCGCCCGGCTCACCGCCGCCGCCGAGCGGGTCGCCCGCACCGACGACCTGCGGCCCATCCGGGTGACCGGCCACGACGAGCTCGCCCGTCTCACCGAGAGCTTCAACATGATGCTGCGCGCGCTCGCCGAGTCGCGGGAACGGCAGAGCCGGCTGGTCGCCGACGCCGGTCACGAACTGAAGACACCGCTGACCTCACTGCGGACCAACATGGAACTGCTCATCGCGGCGAGCCGTCCCGGTGCACCGAGCCTGCCCGACGAGGACATGGCCGAGTTGCGGGCCGACGTCATCGGCCAGATCGAGGAGTTGTCGACGCTCGTCGGTGATCTCGTCGACCTCGCCCGTGAGGAGGCGCCGGAGACGGTCTTCGAGGTCGTCGACGTCGCCGAGGTGGTGGACCGCAGTCTCGAACGCGCGCGTCGACGGCGTACCGACATCGAGTTCCGGGCGACCACCGAGCAGTGGTTCGTCTTCGGCGACCAGGCCGGACTCACCCGCGCGGTGGTCAACGTCCTCGACAACGCGGCCAAGTGGAGCCCGGCGGGGGAGGACGTCGTCGTGAACATGCGGCAGATCGCCAGTGGCCTGATGGAACTGACCGTCGACGACGCCGGCCCGGGGATCCCGGAGGAGGAACGCGAGCTGGTGTTCGAGCGGTTCTACCGGGCGACGACCGCGCGGTCGATGCCGGGATCCGGGCTGGGACTGGCCATCGTGCGACAGATGGTCACGAAGCACGGCGGGACGATCGCCGTCGAACGGTCGGATCGTGGCGGCGCGCTGATCCGCATCGTGTTGCCCGGCACACCGACCCTCGACGGAGAGACACACCCCACCGAGATCGGATGA
- the rpmG gene encoding 50S ribosomal protein L33 codes for MAARSEIRSVVKLRSTAGTGYTYVTRKNRRNDPDRLVLRKYDPVLRRHVDFREEK; via the coding sequence ATGGCAGCACGCAGCGAGATCCGGTCCGTCGTCAAGCTTCGCTCGACCGCGGGAACCGGCTACACCTACGTCACCCGGAAGAACCGCCGGAACGATCCCGACCGTCTCGTCCTGCGCAAGTACGACCCCGTGCTGCGCAGACACGTCGACTTCCGGGAGGAGAAGTAG
- the rpmF gene encoding 50S ribosomal protein L32, protein MAVPKRRKSRSNTRHRRSQWTAKVPDLVPVTVDGTTVKVPRRLVEAVHRGEVDPRTD, encoded by the coding sequence ATGGCAGTCCCCAAACGCAGGAAGTCCCGCTCGAACACCCGTCATCGCCGGTCGCAGTGGACGGCGAAGGTCCCCGATCTCGTGCCGGTCACGGTCGACGGAACGACCGTGAAGGTGCCCCGCAGGCTCGTCGAGGCCGTGCACAGGGGTGAGGTCGATCCCCGGACCGACTGA
- the mrf gene encoding ribosome hibernation factor-recruiting GTPase MRF, giving the protein MDTRTPLVIVCGWRGRTAQVARSLLRPGTAVVHHDLSGLDQGVLRRSVLTVEGERTEILELAHGCVSCTLREDLLPLLRRMRDYSSVDRIVLHLDPQLEPEALCWAVEHVVVSGIVGRVDGPASLDVRVDGVVTCLDAATWLEDATGDDELNERVDDDRTLAQVVVGQVEFADALVVLPGADGWQQARLHAVLTRLAPDAPIAWAGEPDVERLLREIPATARRGTIDGAHSPLLRGQPPLDDDCGIRLVEFSADRPFHPERLHHAIDVLLDGVVRARGRLWVATQPDNALLIESAGGGLRVAHAGPWLASMTPDQQREVPAERRAMASLRWDERYGDRDTSIVVLVHDADSELIDRTLRAAVVTDDEFARPDLWPTWHDPFGRFHEDPCDDLPADRRDNEREGHR; this is encoded by the coding sequence GTGGACACCAGGACGCCGCTCGTCATCGTCTGCGGATGGCGCGGACGGACTGCGCAGGTCGCGCGGTCGCTCCTGCGTCCGGGCACCGCGGTCGTCCACCACGACCTGTCCGGTCTCGACCAGGGCGTACTCCGCCGCTCAGTGCTCACCGTCGAGGGCGAACGCACCGAGATCCTCGAACTCGCGCACGGGTGCGTCTCCTGCACGCTGCGCGAGGATCTGCTGCCGCTTCTGCGCCGCATGCGCGACTACAGCAGCGTCGACCGGATCGTGCTGCACCTCGACCCGCAACTCGAACCCGAGGCACTGTGCTGGGCAGTCGAACATGTCGTGGTGAGCGGGATCGTCGGTCGTGTCGACGGACCCGCGTCCCTCGATGTCCGAGTGGACGGCGTCGTGACCTGCCTCGACGCCGCGACCTGGCTCGAGGACGCGACGGGCGACGACGAACTGAACGAGCGTGTCGACGACGACCGCACCCTGGCGCAGGTCGTCGTCGGCCAGGTCGAGTTCGCCGATGCGTTGGTGGTGCTTCCGGGAGCGGACGGCTGGCAGCAGGCACGCCTGCACGCGGTGCTCACCCGACTCGCCCCGGACGCGCCGATCGCGTGGGCGGGGGAACCGGACGTCGAGCGGCTCCTCCGCGAGATACCCGCCACCGCCCGTCGGGGGACGATCGACGGGGCGCACTCGCCTCTCCTACGAGGTCAACCGCCCCTCGACGACGACTGCGGAATCCGCCTCGTCGAGTTCTCCGCCGACCGGCCGTTCCATCCGGAACGTCTCCACCACGCGATCGACGTGCTGCTCGACGGCGTCGTGCGCGCCCGCGGACGACTGTGGGTCGCCACCCAACCCGACAATGCGCTGCTCATCGAATCAGCCGGTGGAGGACTGCGGGTCGCTCACGCGGGGCCGTGGCTCGCGTCGATGACTCCCGATCAGCAGCGCGAGGTCCCGGCGGAACGCCGCGCGATGGCGTCGCTGCGCTGGGACGAACGCTACGGCGACCGGGACACGAGCATCGTCGTCCTCGTCCACGACGCCGACTCGGAACTCATCGACCGCACGCTGCGCGCGGCGGTCGTGACAGACGACGAGTTCGCCCGCCCCGACCTGTGGCCGACCTGGCACGACCCCTTCGGCCGATTCCACGAAGACCCTTGTGACGACCTCCCGGCAGACCGCCGCGACAACGAGAGAGAAGGACACCGATGA
- a CDS encoding MogA/MoaB family molybdenum cofactor biosynthesis protein has protein sequence MELEAPRKGRALVVVVDDRVSHGDSPDSAGPLVTELLVEGGFAVDGVVSVAADEVEIRNALNTAVIGGVDLVISVGGTGVTPRDVTPDATEDVLDHEIRGIAEALRSSGLASGAVDAGLSRGLVGVSGSTLVVNLASSRPAIRDGMATLLPLAAHVIEELSWMEE, from the coding sequence ATGGAACTCGAAGCTCCCAGAAAAGGCCGCGCGCTCGTCGTCGTCGTCGACGATCGCGTCTCCCACGGCGACAGTCCGGACTCCGCGGGCCCGCTGGTCACGGAGCTTCTCGTCGAAGGTGGCTTCGCGGTCGACGGTGTCGTGTCGGTCGCGGCCGACGAGGTCGAGATCCGAAATGCGCTCAACACCGCGGTGATCGGCGGCGTCGATCTGGTGATTTCCGTCGGTGGCACCGGTGTCACCCCGCGCGACGTGACTCCCGACGCGACCGAGGACGTGCTCGATCACGAGATCCGCGGCATCGCCGAGGCACTGCGTTCGTCGGGTCTGGCGTCGGGTGCCGTCGACGCCGGCCTCTCCCGCGGTCTCGTGGGAGTCTCCGGATCGACGCTCGTGGTGAACCTCGCGTCGTCGCGTCCCGCCATCCGCGACGGGATGGCAACCCTGCTGCCTCTCGCGGCTCACGTCATCGAAGAGCTGTCCTGGATGGAGGAGTGA
- a CDS encoding S1C family serine protease, which translates to MSEDPTRGAGAPQPQPHPYGPGGYTEPYAQAAQQPAPPPPAPGPNHTASNRMPGRSALVVGAIALALVSGGIGGAVGAWSMRDSSGPVVNSLDAPRPETQTIAAAPEGSVQAVADRVVPSVVRIEVLGRTGAGEGSGVVLSSDGLILTNNHVVAGGGQGARLTVFFSDGSTAPATVVGADAVSDIAVIRTEGRTDLTPIELGSAENLAVGQEVVAVGSPLGLQSTVTAGIVSALNRPVSTSGDTANQASVIDAIQTDAAINPGNSGGALVDMEGRLVGINTAIATAGGQSGSIGLGFAIPVEQARRIAQELVDTGQATHSIIGVQVPSRDNAYGARVVEVVPDGPADRAGIPNNALIVRVDERVITDGDSLIAAIRSHAPGETVKITYRTADGEENTVDVVTTADSAGR; encoded by the coding sequence ATGAGTGAGGACCCCACCCGCGGCGCGGGAGCACCGCAACCGCAACCCCATCCGTACGGCCCCGGTGGATACACCGAGCCCTACGCGCAGGCCGCCCAGCAGCCGGCACCTCCGCCGCCGGCGCCCGGCCCGAACCACACGGCATCGAATCGCATGCCCGGCCGTTCCGCTCTCGTCGTCGGTGCCATCGCACTGGCGCTGGTGAGCGGCGGCATCGGTGGCGCGGTCGGCGCGTGGTCGATGCGCGACTCGTCCGGACCGGTCGTCAACTCCCTCGACGCCCCGCGGCCCGAGACACAGACGATCGCCGCTGCTCCCGAGGGCAGCGTGCAGGCCGTCGCCGACAGGGTCGTGCCGAGCGTCGTGCGAATCGAGGTCCTCGGCCGCACGGGTGCCGGTGAGGGTTCGGGTGTGGTCCTGTCCTCGGACGGATTGATCCTCACCAACAACCACGTCGTGGCGGGCGGCGGGCAGGGCGCGCGCCTGACGGTCTTCTTCTCGGACGGCTCCACCGCACCGGCGACGGTCGTCGGCGCGGACGCGGTCTCGGACATCGCCGTCATCCGGACGGAGGGTCGCACCGACCTCACGCCCATCGAACTCGGCAGCGCCGAGAACCTCGCGGTGGGCCAGGAGGTCGTGGCCGTCGGCTCGCCTCTCGGACTCCAGAGCACCGTGACGGCGGGCATCGTCTCGGCCCTCAACCGCCCCGTCTCCACGAGCGGGGACACCGCCAACCAGGCGTCTGTCATCGACGCGATCCAGACCGACGCGGCGATCAACCCGGGCAACTCCGGCGGCGCGCTCGTCGACATGGAAGGTCGCCTCGTCGGCATCAACACCGCGATCGCCACGGCCGGCGGACAGTCGGGCTCGATCGGCCTCGGCTTCGCGATCCCCGTCGAGCAGGCCCGGCGTATCGCGCAGGAACTCGTCGACACCGGTCAGGCGACGCACTCGATCATCGGCGTCCAGGTCCCGTCCCGGGACAACGCCTACGGCGCGCGCGTCGTGGAGGTCGTGCCCGACGGCCCGGCCGATCGTGCGGGCATCCCGAACAACGCGCTCATCGTCCGCGTCGACGAGCGGGTCATCACCGACGGCGACTCGCTCATCGCCGCGATCCGCTCCCACGCTCCCGGCGAGACCGTGAAGATCACCTACCGCACGGCCGACGGTGAGGAGAACACCGTCGACGTCGTGACCACCGCAGATTCCGCCGGACGATGA
- a CDS encoding SAF domain-containing protein, whose protein sequence is MPVGPFSFLQRERARPHRSRSSAGASLQPTLPDRFVELLRPGWSRIVRARRIAAGLLAVLAVILALRGDPDTDRVGVVVAARDLAPGHTLTADDVAHVERDRSGLVAGTLHDLDDAVGHTLAGPVPAGEPLVDTRLLGPRLAAAATGFADARVVPIRLADAGVSELLREGDRVDVLTVTETDDGPLPGAHVLARGAVVVLAESAGSARDRNERVVLVALEPEPATAVAAASLVSALTVTLH, encoded by the coding sequence ATGCCCGTCGGCCCTTTCTCGTTCCTCCAACGTGAGCGCGCGCGTCCGCACCGCTCGCGCTCCTCTGCGGGTGCCTCGTTGCAGCCCACCCTCCCCGATCGGTTCGTCGAACTCCTCCGCCCCGGCTGGTCGCGCATCGTCCGGGCCCGCCGGATCGCGGCCGGACTCCTCGCCGTCCTGGCAGTGATCCTCGCGCTGCGCGGCGACCCCGACACCGATCGCGTGGGTGTCGTCGTCGCGGCTCGCGATCTCGCACCCGGGCACACCCTCACGGCTGACGACGTCGCTCACGTGGAGCGCGATCGGTCCGGTCTGGTCGCCGGGACCCTGCACGACCTCGACGACGCCGTGGGCCACACGCTCGCCGGTCCCGTACCCGCCGGTGAACCCCTCGTCGATACCCGCCTTCTCGGTCCCCGTCTCGCCGCAGCCGCCACCGGATTCGCCGACGCCCGCGTGGTGCCCATCCGGCTCGCCGATGCCGGTGTGAGCGAACTGCTCCGCGAAGGCGACCGCGTCGACGTCCTCACGGTGACGGAGACCGACGACGGCCCCCTGCCCGGCGCACACGTCCTCGCCCGGGGCGCGGTGGTGGTCCTGGCCGAATCCGCCGGGTCGGCGCGGGATCGGAACGAGCGGGTCGTGCTGGTCGCGCTGGAACCCGAACCGGCCACGGCGGTCGCCGCGGCGTCGCTCGTGAGCGCGCTGACCGTCACGCTGCACTGA
- the mscL gene encoding large conductance mechanosensitive channel protein MscL produces MLKGFKDFLLRGNVLDLAVAVVVGAAFTAIVTAFTEYIIEPLISAVGGDNEMGWGFQILSDNPATFVNIGAVISAAINFVIIAAVVYFVLIVPANAAKKKFVTEPEDKQASAEDLLIQIRDILEAQAAQSGQGGAHAKPSPGIE; encoded by the coding sequence ATGCTGAAGGGCTTCAAGGACTTCCTGTTGAGAGGCAACGTCCTCGACCTCGCCGTCGCGGTCGTGGTCGGCGCGGCGTTCACCGCCATCGTCACGGCCTTCACCGAGTACATCATCGAACCGCTCATCAGCGCGGTGGGCGGCGACAACGAGATGGGTTGGGGTTTCCAGATCCTGAGCGACAATCCCGCGACGTTCGTCAACATCGGCGCGGTGATCTCCGCGGCAATCAACTTCGTCATCATCGCCGCGGTCGTGTACTTCGTGCTCATCGTCCCCGCCAACGCGGCGAAGAAGAAGTTCGTCACCGAGCCGGAGGACAAGCAGGCCAGCGCCGAGGACCTGCTCATCCAGATCCGCGACATCCTCGAAGCCCAGGCCGCGCAGTCGGGTCAGGGTGGCGCGCACGCCAAACCCAGCCCCGGAATCGAGTAG
- the rpsN gene encoding 30S ribosomal protein S14 encodes MAKKSKIARNEQRKAIVARYAERRAELKEVVRRPSSSPEERSEAQRALQRLPRDASPVRLRNRDAADGRPRGHLRKFGLSRVRVRELAHRGELPGVHKSSW; translated from the coding sequence ATGGCGAAGAAATCGAAGATCGCACGCAACGAGCAACGGAAGGCGATCGTGGCCCGGTACGCCGAGCGCCGCGCGGAACTGAAGGAAGTCGTGCGCCGACCGTCGTCCTCGCCCGAGGAGCGCAGCGAAGCCCAGCGGGCACTGCAGCGTCTACCCCGCGACGCCAGTCCGGTACGATTGCGCAATCGAGACGCTGCGGACGGCCGCCCGCGCGGCCACCTGCGAAAGTTCGGGCTCTCACGAGTGCGTGTGCGTGAACTCGCCCACCGCGGGGAACTACCCGGCGTCCACAAGTCGAGCTGGTGA
- a CDS encoding MspA family porin, translating to MGIKSRGFKAARNAAVAGAAVLGLVLGASGAASAEVNDQNRIVSDGVEVVVTQEDTFIQGVPALGGSPFNREFFHNGRGTVNLLGDGAADAEGTLFQFGYQFAWAGSIDGAIGVTYSTPQLEVAIKPAGPEAKVTDILPQAYAELELTPAPGIEELVVAEGEFDGDFKTVQFSNVHGTASGVLGAVQVRPFVRAITANGDNVTTYGAPWTV from the coding sequence ATGGGAATCAAGTCGCGTGGCTTCAAGGCCGCTCGTAACGCCGCCGTCGCCGGTGCCGCCGTGCTCGGTCTGGTGCTTGGTGCCTCGGGCGCCGCTTCGGCCGAGGTCAACGACCAGAACCGCATCGTCTCCGACGGCGTCGAGGTCGTCGTGACCCAGGAGGACACCTTCATCCAGGGTGTTCCGGCTCTCGGCGGCAGCCCGTTCAACCGCGAGTTCTTCCACAACGGCCGCGGCACCGTGAACCTGCTCGGTGACGGTGCAGCCGACGCGGAGGGTACCCTCTTCCAGTTCGGCTACCAGTTCGCGTGGGCCGGCAGCATCGACGGCGCCATCGGCGTGACCTACTCCACCCCGCAGCTTGAGGTCGCTATCAAGCCCGCTGGACCCGAGGCCAAGGTCACCGACATCCTCCCGCAGGCCTACGCCGAGCTCGAGCTGACCCCGGCTCCGGGCATCGAGGAGCTCGTCGTCGCCGAGGGCGAGTTCGACGGTGATTTCAAGACCGTTCAGTTCTCCAACGTCCACGGCACCGCCTCCGGCGTCCTCGGCGCTGTCCAGGTCCGTCCGTTCGTCCGCGCCATCACGGCCAACGGCGACAACGTCACCACCTACGGCGCTCCCTGGACCGTCTAA
- a CDS encoding MspA family porin — protein sequence MKIQTRRGFRAARNATVAAAAVAGLVLGSAGAAGAEVNDQNRIVSNGHEVIVTQEDTFINGVPPIGGSPLSREWFHNGRGIANIVGPEAADFEGSTFQFGYQVAWTASLDGAIGFSWSSPDVEVGVFAARSDAFEEIGEQPVLDEDDNPVLDDEGQPVMEPIYRRIEGGGDIELDAVETGIFEILPQATAAVELTPAPGIEEIVVAEGDFDGDFKEVQIANVHGAATGVIGPVSLRPFVRVITANGDNVTTYGQVWTL from the coding sequence ATGAAGATTCAGACGCGACGTGGCTTCCGGGCCGCCCGCAACGCCACGGTGGCGGCAGCTGCTGTGGCCGGTCTGGTTCTCGGATCGGCCGGCGCCGCAGGTGCCGAGGTCAACGACCAGAACCGGATCGTCTCCAACGGCCACGAGGTCATCGTCACGCAGGAGGACACCTTCATCAACGGTGTGCCCCCGATCGGCGGCAGCCCGCTGAGCCGTGAGTGGTTCCACAACGGCCGCGGCATCGCCAACATCGTCGGCCCCGAGGCGGCGGACTTCGAGGGCTCGACCTTCCAGTTCGGTTACCAGGTCGCGTGGACCGCCTCGCTTGACGGCGCAATCGGTTTCAGCTGGAGTAGCCCCGACGTCGAAGTCGGGGTCTTTGCGGCACGTTCGGATGCTTTTGAGGAGATCGGCGAACAGCCGGTACTCGATGAGGACGACAACCCCGTCCTGGACGACGAGGGGCAGCCGGTCATGGAACCGATCTACCGACGCATCGAGGGCGGCGGAGATATCGAGCTCGACGCCGTCGAGACGGGGATCTTCGAGATTCTTCCGCAGGCGACCGCAGCCGTCGAACTGACCCCCGCGCCCGGTATTGAAGAGATCGTCGTTGCTGAGGGCGATTTCGATGGTGATTTCAAGGAAGTCCAGATCGCCAATGTCCACGGTGCCGCCACCGGTGTCATCGGACCGGTCTCCCTCCGCCCCTTCGTCCGTGTGATCACCGCCAACGGCGACAACGTCACCACCTACGGCCAGGTCTGGACCCTCTAG